From a region of the Mycolicibacterium sp. MU0050 genome:
- a CDS encoding NAD(P)/FAD-dependent oxidoreductase, with protein MNVHDQLANLDPAARAALARRIRSRLVESEAPAVDHDVVIVGGGAAALTLALEIRSARAQTRILIVEPNAHPVPEITHTVGESTVEVSAHYLRDRLGLGDHLATAHIRKMGLRMFFSHNGNSDIAERMEVGSSSFVPQVTYQIDRGRLENELYRRCVAAGIDTARGRVRAVDFGADRHVVSYQGDDGAVATTARWVVDASGRNRTLPRQLDLKRANQHNCNAVWFRVATEIDVGRWSQDPTWQARLVEGDRALSTNHLMGQGYWVWLIRLGSGATSVGIVADPAYHPFVGFNTLDKARAWLHEHEPQCAAVIDEHEQQIRDFRVMKKYSHDATQVFDGAARWCLTGDAGIFLDPLYSSGLDLVAIGNGLITDMVVRELDGGDVAARAQISDTLFRSLTQMWLAIYQDQYALMGTPAVMSAKIIWDVAFYWGFIGLLYVNDRFVRITDDPDFVPHLDGLIALSNRMQRFFREWAAVERDTTSVPFVDLYAPLNFMGALHTAMMGPSPDFAAQFDSNARLLRHVAGQLVDAVLEEKSRRFDDDAVVRQVQAWQRDPLLREWRRIHREDDATNPLSRGWIVAAAPALAPN; from the coding sequence ATGAACGTGCATGACCAGCTCGCGAACCTCGACCCGGCGGCCCGGGCGGCGCTGGCGCGCCGGATCCGAAGTCGCCTCGTCGAATCCGAGGCCCCCGCAGTCGACCATGACGTCGTGATCGTCGGCGGCGGCGCGGCCGCCCTGACCCTGGCGTTGGAGATCCGCAGCGCGCGGGCGCAGACCCGGATCCTGATCGTCGAACCGAACGCGCACCCGGTACCCGAGATCACCCACACCGTCGGCGAGTCCACCGTCGAGGTGTCGGCCCACTACCTGCGGGACCGACTCGGCCTGGGGGATCACCTCGCCACGGCGCACATCCGCAAGATGGGCCTGCGGATGTTCTTCTCCCACAACGGGAACAGCGACATCGCCGAGCGGATGGAGGTCGGCAGTTCGTCGTTCGTCCCGCAGGTCACGTACCAGATCGACCGGGGCCGGCTGGAGAACGAGCTCTACCGGCGCTGCGTCGCGGCGGGCATCGACACCGCCCGCGGCCGGGTGCGCGCGGTGGATTTCGGGGCCGACCGGCACGTCGTGTCCTACCAGGGCGATGACGGGGCGGTGGCGACGACGGCGCGCTGGGTCGTCGACGCGTCGGGCCGCAACCGGACGCTGCCCCGGCAGCTGGACCTCAAGCGCGCCAACCAGCACAATTGCAACGCGGTCTGGTTCCGCGTCGCCACCGAGATCGACGTCGGCCGCTGGAGCCAGGACCCGACGTGGCAGGCCCGGCTGGTGGAGGGCGACCGCGCGTTGTCCACCAATCACCTGATGGGGCAGGGCTATTGGGTCTGGCTCATCCGGCTGGGCTCCGGCGCCACCAGCGTCGGGATCGTCGCCGACCCGGCGTATCACCCGTTCGTCGGGTTCAACACACTCGACAAGGCCCGGGCGTGGCTGCATGAGCATGAACCGCAGTGCGCCGCGGTGATCGACGAGCACGAGCAGCAGATCCGGGACTTCCGCGTGATGAAGAAGTACAGCCACGACGCGACGCAGGTCTTCGACGGCGCCGCCCGCTGGTGCCTGACCGGGGACGCGGGCATCTTCCTGGACCCGCTGTACTCCTCGGGCCTGGACCTCGTCGCGATCGGCAACGGCCTGATCACCGACATGGTGGTGCGCGAACTCGACGGCGGGGACGTCGCGGCGCGCGCCCAGATCAGCGACACGCTGTTCAGGTCGCTGACGCAGATGTGGCTGGCCATCTACCAGGACCAGTACGCCCTGATGGGTACGCCCGCGGTGATGTCGGCGAAGATCATCTGGGACGTCGCTTTTTACTGGGGATTCATCGGGCTGCTCTACGTCAACGACCGGTTTGTCCGCATCACCGACGACCCGGACTTCGTGCCGCACCTCGACGGTCTGATCGCACTGAGCAACCGGATGCAACGTTTCTTTCGGGAGTGGGCCGCCGTCGAGCGTGACACCACCTCGGTGCCGTTCGTCGACCTGTACGCGCCGCTGAACTTCATGGGTGCGCTGCACACCGCGATGATGGGGCCGAGCCCCGACTTCGCCGCGCAGTTCGACTCCAACGCCCGCCTGCTGCGGCACGTGGCCGGTCAACTGGTCGACGCGGTGCTCGAGGAGAAGTCCCGCCGGTTCGACGACGACGCCGTCGTGCGGCAGGTGCAGGCCTGGCAGCGCGACCCGTTGCTGCGCGAATGGCGGCGCATCCACCGCGAGGACGACGCCACCAACCCGCTCAGCCGCGGCTGGATCGTCGCCGCCGCTCCGGCGCTCGCGCCGAACTGA
- a CDS encoding cation:proton antiporter, with the protein MPAETAIQFFLQLTVILVACRVAGLAAQRIGQPQVVGEMIAGVILGPSLLGRVSPGLQDTLFPDGVANVVLYTTAQIGLVLYMFIIGLNFDINHVKKRAGTAAAVSATGTLAPLALGALAAIPLLSGGGFFGADVSLGMAMMFLGASVAITAFPMLARIIFEKGLSGTPLGTLALACGATSDAISWCVLAIVLAIHQNSPTMAVVAIGGGLLYTVLLLTVGRRRFAGLADKSAGHASIPTPVLSTVLILLMVCAWITDSIGIYAIFGAFILGTAMPSGFFAQRLTEKLEPLTTTFLLPLFFVYSGLNTEIGLVNTPALWAVTLGLLVVAVAGKGIACAVAARVSGVSGRESVALGSLMNARGLIELILLNIGLEAGIITPTLFTILVLVAIITTLMASPIFEAVYGRKRADDTPLVPVEEGYPHERA; encoded by the coding sequence GTGCCCGCCGAGACCGCCATCCAGTTCTTCCTGCAGCTGACCGTCATCCTGGTGGCGTGCCGCGTCGCAGGGCTGGCGGCGCAACGGATCGGACAGCCGCAGGTGGTCGGCGAGATGATCGCCGGTGTCATCCTGGGACCCTCGCTGCTGGGTCGGGTCTCGCCCGGCCTGCAGGACACCCTGTTTCCCGACGGGGTGGCCAACGTGGTGCTCTACACCACGGCGCAGATCGGCCTGGTGCTCTACATGTTCATCATCGGTCTGAACTTCGACATCAACCACGTCAAAAAACGTGCGGGCACCGCCGCCGCCGTGTCCGCGACGGGCACGCTCGCCCCGCTCGCGCTGGGCGCCCTCGCCGCCATCCCGCTGCTGTCGGGCGGCGGATTCTTCGGCGCCGACGTCAGCCTCGGCATGGCCATGATGTTCCTGGGCGCGTCGGTCGCGATCACGGCATTCCCGATGCTCGCGCGGATCATCTTCGAAAAGGGGCTTTCCGGAACGCCTTTGGGCACCCTGGCGTTGGCGTGCGGGGCGACCTCGGACGCCATCTCCTGGTGCGTGTTGGCCATCGTGCTGGCCATCCACCAGAACAGCCCCACCATGGCGGTGGTCGCCATCGGTGGCGGACTGCTGTACACGGTCCTGCTGCTGACGGTGGGACGCCGCCGGTTCGCCGGGCTCGCCGACAAGTCGGCCGGCCACGCGAGCATCCCGACGCCGGTGCTCAGCACCGTGCTGATCCTGCTGATGGTGTGCGCGTGGATCACCGACTCCATCGGCATCTACGCGATCTTCGGTGCGTTCATTCTCGGCACTGCGATGCCGTCCGGCTTCTTCGCGCAGCGCCTCACCGAGAAGCTGGAGCCGCTCACCACGACGTTCCTGCTGCCGTTGTTCTTCGTGTACTCGGGCCTGAACACCGAGATCGGACTGGTCAACACCCCCGCGTTGTGGGCCGTCACGCTGGGCTTGCTCGTCGTGGCGGTCGCCGGAAAGGGCATCGCCTGCGCGGTGGCCGCGCGCGTCAGCGGGGTCTCGGGGCGCGAGTCGGTGGCGCTCGGCTCGCTGATGAACGCCCGCGGACTGATCGAGCTGATCCTGCTCAACATCGGTCTGGAGGCCGGCATCATCACCCCGACCCTGTTCACCATTCTGGTGTTGGTCGCCATCATCACGACGCTGATGGCCTCGCCGATCTTCGAGGCCGTCTATGGCCGCAAACGCGCCGACGACACGCCTTTGGTGCCGGTCGAAGAAGGGTATCCGCATGAACGTGCATGA
- a CDS encoding GAP family protein — protein MTGLSAALFGQLTAPAMVVALSPVSIVAVLVLLLHNDRPRPASVAFLLGRLVALAAATAVFLQVPRLADRFAQPDPAVTAWLLGVFGAVCVGLGAWLWARRDDAGAQPRWEARIARLSWVGAAAIGAVFVLANPKMMAANGAAGVLIGATVAGGFAAAVAIGFYTVLASCTVTAPVLAYVLFGARIDPALARAKLWIQRRRNLVTSVVLMVVGVALLGAALRGI, from the coding sequence ATGACGGGTCTCTCCGCGGCGTTGTTCGGGCAGTTGACGGCGCCGGCGATGGTGGTCGCCCTGTCACCGGTCTCGATCGTCGCCGTGCTGGTCTTGTTGCTGCACAACGACCGGCCGCGGCCCGCGAGCGTCGCGTTCCTGCTGGGCCGGCTGGTGGCGCTGGCTGCGGCCACGGCGGTGTTCCTTCAGGTCCCACGGCTCGCGGACCGCTTCGCACAGCCGGATCCCGCGGTGACGGCCTGGCTGCTGGGCGTTTTCGGCGCGGTGTGCGTCGGGCTCGGGGCGTGGTTGTGGGCACGGCGTGACGACGCCGGTGCCCAACCGCGCTGGGAGGCCCGGATTGCCCGGCTCTCGTGGGTGGGCGCCGCCGCGATCGGCGCCGTCTTCGTGCTCGCCAACCCGAAGATGATGGCCGCCAACGGCGCCGCCGGGGTGCTGATCGGCGCCACCGTGGCCGGCGGGTTCGCGGCGGCGGTGGCCATCGGCTTCTACACGGTGCTGGCAAGTTGCACGGTCACCGCGCCGGTCCTGGCGTACGTGCTGTTCGGTGCCCGGATCGATCCGGCGTTGGCGCGAGCAAAACTGTGGATCCAGCGCCGTCGCAACCTGGTCACGTCGGTCGTGTTGATGGTCGTGGGCGTGGCCCTGTTGGGCGCCGCGCTGCGCGGGATCTGA
- a CDS encoding serine hydrolase domain-containing protein, with the protein MTAAGSRLTRLWAVGTIVCTLASCGQPPDPSPTGDPSPARVAAASAPRPAAARIVGPAEFAPVYHLVEAAVAAGRLPGAVVQVGHGGEVVLRRAFGSRKLTGEPGLDGSPSPAEPMTEDTIFDLASLTKPLTTATAILRLHEDGLVRLDEPVQTYLPDFNPDRDPRRARVTLRMLLTHTSGIAGDLSLDGPWGLDRPDKAEGIRRALAAQVVSEPGERFHYSDIGFILLGALLEKITGEPEDVHVEKAIFDPLGMSDSYYLPVAKACGPHRVRGTAVAFDPAAGDVDECPPGSWHTALLARVAPTALDEDTPGRNPDFGHPLRGTVHDPTARRMGGVAGSAGLFATAHDLGLYAQALLDRLAGRPSRFPLTRASALLMTTPQQPGDTGDLRGLGWDIDTAHSAPRGRIFPVGSFGHTGFTGTTLWLDPGSNTYVVVLANVIHVRGAPPIANLSGEVATASARALGLYGN; encoded by the coding sequence ATGACGGCGGCCGGCTCGCGTCTCACCCGGCTCTGGGCCGTCGGGACGATCGTGTGCACCCTCGCCTCCTGCGGGCAACCCCCGGACCCGTCGCCGACCGGCGACCCGTCACCAGCACGGGTCGCCGCCGCATCGGCGCCGCGGCCGGCTGCGGCCCGCATCGTCGGGCCTGCCGAGTTCGCACCCGTCTACCACCTTGTCGAGGCGGCGGTCGCGGCCGGTCGGTTGCCGGGCGCGGTGGTGCAGGTGGGCCACGGCGGCGAGGTGGTCCTGCGGCGGGCGTTCGGTTCGCGCAAACTCACCGGGGAGCCCGGCTTGGACGGTTCGCCGTCGCCCGCCGAGCCGATGACCGAGGACACCATCTTCGACCTGGCTTCCCTGACGAAACCGCTCACGACGGCGACGGCCATCCTGCGGCTCCACGAGGACGGGTTGGTTCGGCTCGACGAGCCGGTCCAGACGTACCTGCCCGATTTCAATCCCGACCGGGACCCGCGGCGCGCGCGGGTGACGTTGCGCATGCTGCTCACCCACACCTCCGGGATCGCGGGAGATCTGAGCCTGGACGGGCCGTGGGGGCTGGACCGGCCCGACAAGGCCGAGGGGATCCGTCGCGCGCTCGCCGCACAGGTGGTGTCCGAACCGGGAGAACGGTTTCATTACTCCGACATCGGTTTCATTCTGCTCGGCGCGCTGCTCGAGAAGATCACCGGCGAACCCGAGGATGTTCACGTCGAGAAGGCGATCTTCGATCCGTTGGGCATGTCGGACAGTTACTACCTTCCCGTAGCCAAAGCCTGTGGGCCGCACCGGGTCCGCGGCACCGCGGTCGCGTTCGACCCGGCCGCCGGTGACGTCGACGAGTGCCCGCCCGGCAGCTGGCACACCGCGCTGCTGGCCCGCGTCGCGCCCACGGCCCTCGACGAGGACACCCCAGGGCGCAACCCGGACTTCGGACACCCGCTGCGCGGCACCGTGCACGATCCGACGGCGCGGCGGATGGGCGGGGTGGCCGGCAGCGCCGGGTTGTTCGCAACGGCGCACGACCTGGGCCTCTACGCGCAGGCCCTGCTCGACCGGCTCGCCGGCCGACCGAGCCGGTTCCCGCTGACGCGGGCGAGCGCGCTGCTGATGACGACCCCGCAGCAGCCCGGCGACACCGGTGACCTGCGCGGGCTGGGCTGGGACATCGACACCGCGCACTCCGCGCCGCGCGGGCGGATCTTCCCGGTCGGCAGCTTCGGCCATACCGGGTTCACCGGGACGACGCTGTGGCTGGACCCCGGGTCGAACACCTACGTGGTGGTCCTCGCCAACGTGATCCACGTCCGCGGGGCGCCACCGATCGCGAATCTCAGCGGCGAGGTGGCCACGGCGAGCGCCCGGGCCCTGGGGCTCTACGGCAATTGA
- a CDS encoding 1-phosphofructokinase family hexose kinase, giving the protein MTKTPSPANPDDQPNTVVIFAPLPVLTVTVEDRSGVPDIHVHAGGQGVWQSRMVSSLGVRVVLCAALGGETGDVLNHLLPIQDVSARIVPVSSRNGAYVHDRRSGSREIVAESPGSPLDRHELDSLYELTLTEGLGHGWVLLSGPQEDDVLPADLYRRLATDLGANGCKVAADLSGERLEAVLAGKPHLIKVSHEELLDDGRAKSEDADDLVAAMRAMREEGAGTVVVSRSGAAPALALLDSADTKGSKGGDVVEVEMPKLEPADPAGAGDSMTAGMVAALACGRPMREALQVGAACGALNVVRHGLGTGGARAVQTLADRVELRPWESGK; this is encoded by the coding sequence ATGACGAAGACGCCGAGCCCCGCGAACCCCGACGACCAGCCGAACACGGTGGTGATTTTCGCCCCGCTGCCCGTGTTGACCGTGACGGTCGAGGACCGCTCCGGGGTGCCGGACATCCATGTGCACGCCGGCGGGCAGGGGGTGTGGCAGTCGCGGATGGTGTCCTCGCTCGGGGTGCGCGTCGTGCTGTGCGCCGCGCTCGGCGGCGAGACCGGCGACGTGCTCAACCACCTGCTGCCCATTCAGGACGTCAGCGCGCGGATCGTCCCGGTCAGTTCCCGCAACGGCGCCTATGTGCACGACCGGCGCAGCGGCAGCCGCGAGATCGTCGCGGAAAGCCCTGGCAGTCCGCTGGACCGCCACGAACTCGACTCGCTCTACGAGCTGACCCTCACCGAGGGCCTGGGCCACGGCTGGGTGCTGCTGTCCGGGCCACAGGAGGACGATGTGCTGCCCGCCGACCTGTACCGGCGCCTGGCCACCGACCTCGGCGCCAACGGTTGCAAGGTGGCGGCGGACCTGTCCGGCGAGCGACTCGAGGCGGTGCTGGCCGGCAAGCCCCACCTGATCAAGGTGAGCCACGAGGAACTGCTCGACGACGGCCGGGCGAAGTCCGAGGATGCCGACGACCTCGTCGCGGCCATGCGCGCCATGCGGGAGGAGGGCGCCGGCACCGTCGTGGTCTCCCGGTCGGGTGCGGCCCCAGCGCTGGCGCTACTCGACAGTGCGGACACCAAGGGCTCCAAGGGCGGCGACGTCGTCGAGGTGGAGATGCCCAAGCTGGAGCCCGCCGACCCCGCCGGGGCGGGAGACTCCATGACCGCGGGCATGGTGGCCGCGCTCGCGTGCGGTCGGCCGATGCGCGAGGCGCTGCAGGTCGGCGCGGCGTGCGGTGCGCTCAACGTGGTCCGGCACGGGCTGGGCACCGGCGGGGCGCGGGCGGTGCAGACCCTGGCCGACCGGGTCGAGTTGCGGCCGTGGGAGTCCGGGAAGTGA
- the surE gene encoding 5'/3'-nucleotidase SurE encodes MRRALVTNDDGIDSPGLHALAVAAREAGLEVVVAAPVEQSSGASAALTAVRRDGRTVVERRELPQLDGVEAWAVHAQPGHIVAAALNGWFDPAPDVVLSGINHGANVGRAVLHSGTVGAALTATINGARALAVSLDVALYPTGERHWAAAAGLLAPVLEVVREAPEDTVLSLNVPDRPADELGPIRPAQLARGGAVQTRVDEVRDGDLRLAEFEIADEPEEGTDSALLAAGHPTLTALRSVDADDSELVLDWLGASSGVDSH; translated from the coding sequence GTGCGACGCGCACTGGTGACCAACGACGACGGAATCGATTCGCCCGGTTTGCACGCGCTGGCGGTTGCGGCGCGGGAGGCCGGCCTGGAGGTGGTGGTGGCCGCCCCCGTCGAGCAGTCCAGCGGCGCGAGCGCGGCCCTGACCGCGGTGCGCCGGGACGGCCGCACAGTGGTCGAGCGGCGCGAGCTGCCGCAACTCGACGGCGTGGAGGCCTGGGCCGTGCACGCCCAACCCGGACACATCGTCGCCGCCGCGCTCAACGGCTGGTTCGACCCGGCCCCCGACGTGGTGCTGTCGGGAATCAACCACGGCGCCAACGTCGGTCGCGCCGTGTTGCATTCGGGTACCGTCGGCGCCGCGCTCACCGCGACGATCAACGGCGCCCGCGCGCTGGCGGTGTCGCTGGACGTGGCGCTGTACCCCACCGGCGAACGACATTGGGCCGCCGCCGCGGGCCTGCTGGCACCGGTGTTGGAGGTGGTGCGCGAGGCACCGGAGGACACCGTGTTGTCCCTCAACGTCCCCGACCGACCGGCCGACGAGCTGGGCCCGATCCGGCCGGCTCAGTTGGCCCGGGGCGGCGCCGTGCAGACCCGCGTCGACGAAGTGCGCGACGGCGACCTGCGTTTGGCCGAATTCGAGATCGCCGACGAGCCCGAGGAGGGCACCGACAGCGCGCTGCTGGCCGCGGGGCATCCCACCCTCACGGCGCTGCGGTCGGTCGATGCCGACGACAGCGAGCTGGTGCTCGACTGGCTGGGGGCGTCGTCGGGCGTCGACTCACACTGA
- a CDS encoding SDR family NAD(P)-dependent oxidoreductase: protein MAAPWSTSRLGNLAGKRVIVTGATNGVGLGTARGLAHAGAHVILAVRNTDLGAQRATEIGGSTSVIKLDLADLASVRAFADQLDGDVDILINNAGALTERRRDTVDGFEMTLGTNLLGPFALTNLLLPRIRSQIINVGSDAHRSATLRLDDMHLRHHKWTPMGAYARSKLAVMLWGLELDRRLRAANSPVVTHLTHPGWVASNLSQVSDKPVFAVTHKVVRAVADRLANDIDAGAAPTLYCISEPIPPGSYVGVSGRLGLRGGPVLIGRSVLACDYDAAARVLEFAENETNTALALP from the coding sequence GTGGCAGCACCGTGGTCGACGAGTCGGCTGGGCAACCTGGCTGGAAAGCGCGTCATCGTGACGGGGGCGACCAACGGCGTCGGGCTGGGGACCGCGCGCGGCCTCGCGCACGCCGGCGCGCACGTCATTCTGGCGGTCCGCAACACCGACCTCGGCGCGCAGCGCGCCACGGAGATCGGCGGCTCGACGTCGGTCATCAAGCTCGACCTCGCCGATCTGGCTTCGGTGCGCGCTTTTGCGGATCAGCTCGACGGTGACGTCGACATCCTGATCAACAACGCCGGTGCGCTGACCGAACGCCGCCGCGACACCGTCGACGGATTCGAGATGACGCTGGGCACCAACCTGCTGGGCCCGTTCGCGCTGACGAATCTGCTGCTGCCGCGAATCCGCTCACAGATCATCAACGTGGGCTCCGATGCGCACCGCTCGGCCACCCTGCGCCTCGACGACATGCACCTGCGGCACCACAAGTGGACGCCGATGGGCGCCTACGCCCGGTCCAAGCTGGCGGTGATGCTGTGGGGTCTGGAGCTGGACCGGCGGTTGCGGGCCGCCAACTCTCCCGTCGTCACCCACCTGACGCATCCGGGTTGGGTGGCGTCCAACCTGTCGCAGGTTTCCGACAAACCGGTGTTCGCGGTGACGCACAAGGTGGTTCGCGCGGTTGCCGACCGGTTGGCCAACGATATCGACGCGGGCGCGGCGCCGACCCTGTACTGCATCAGCGAGCCGATCCCGCCGGGCAGTTACGTCGGGGTGAGCGGACGGCTCGGGCTGCGCGGCGGCCCCGTACTGATCGGCCGTTCGGTGCTCGCCTGCGATTACGACGCTGCGGCGCGGGTGCTGGAGTTCGCGGAAAACGAGACCAACACTGCGCTTGCGTTGCCCTAG
- a CDS encoding helix-turn-helix domain-containing protein — MVERWTRERRLERTRSLLLDAAERVFSEKGFTAATLDDIAFAAGYTKGAIYKHFTTKEELFLAVSDRYWRRYFDNFAEVMASAASVGAHELDEIAQRWRELSIDRGAEHAALGLEFTLYLQRNPEARERVAAKRSEVVDQLADFIVDSMAKLGATLLISPEMFARALIATSDSVVLSSQLDDIDLYRPMVEMYTAVIKLPG; from the coding sequence ATGGTAGAGCGCTGGACACGGGAGCGGCGCCTCGAGCGCACCCGGTCGCTGCTGCTCGACGCCGCCGAGCGGGTGTTCAGCGAAAAAGGGTTCACCGCAGCGACTCTCGACGACATCGCGTTCGCGGCGGGCTACACCAAGGGCGCCATCTACAAGCACTTCACCACCAAGGAGGAGCTGTTCCTCGCGGTCAGTGATCGGTATTGGCGCCGCTACTTCGACAACTTCGCCGAGGTGATGGCCTCGGCCGCCAGCGTCGGAGCGCACGAACTCGACGAAATCGCCCAGCGCTGGCGCGAACTGAGCATCGACCGCGGCGCCGAGCACGCCGCGCTGGGCCTGGAGTTCACCCTTTACCTGCAGCGCAACCCCGAGGCCCGGGAGCGGGTCGCCGCCAAGCGTTCGGAGGTCGTCGACCAACTGGCGGACTTCATCGTCGACAGCATGGCCAAGCTGGGCGCGACTCTGCTGATCTCGCCGGAGATGTTCGCCCGCGCGCTGATCGCCACGAGTGATTCGGTGGTCCTGAGTAGTCAGCTCGACGACATCGACCTCTACCGCCCGATGGTGGAGATGTACACCGCGGTCATCAAACTGCCCGGGTAG
- a CDS encoding spirocyclase AveC family protein, producing the protein MSELSDKKSATTESLSSVGRLDAPPPAAPSARRVRIWATAGGLILAFQIYVWIRWITGPYFQRVDPGPTDPPTFMKVALMVWQIGSPALFPVAIWWFIIRPWRRERRITLDGMIMVSTGLFFFQDPLLNYINTWCTYNAWAFNMGSWAPHVPGWMSPERPGAQVAEPLGINVSGYAYGVLLCTILGCWVMRKAQNRWPGLGTKGLIGVAFAWGFVFDFVMEGLILMPMGMYTFPGAIQSLSINAGTYYQWPIYEGLMWGGVQAALCCLRFFTDDRGRTVVERGLDNIRGGFAKQQFIRFLAIFAAVSASFFTFYIIPAQFMATHADPWPEDVQKRSYFTSGLCGDGTDRPCPDPSLPIPTKHSGYVNFDGEVVMPEGAEVPPRIPHEGR; encoded by the coding sequence GTGAGCGAGCTGTCGGACAAGAAGTCCGCGACCACCGAGTCCCTGAGCAGCGTCGGGCGCTTGGACGCGCCGCCGCCGGCGGCGCCGTCGGCACGACGGGTGAGAATCTGGGCCACCGCGGGCGGGTTGATCCTGGCCTTCCAGATCTACGTGTGGATTCGGTGGATCACCGGCCCCTACTTCCAGCGAGTGGACCCCGGGCCGACGGACCCGCCGACGTTCATGAAGGTCGCCCTGATGGTCTGGCAGATCGGCTCGCCGGCGCTGTTCCCGGTGGCCATCTGGTGGTTCATCATCCGCCCCTGGCGACGCGAGCGGCGGATCACCTTGGACGGCATGATCATGGTGTCCACGGGCCTGTTCTTCTTCCAGGACCCGCTGCTCAACTACATCAACACCTGGTGCACCTACAACGCCTGGGCGTTCAACATGGGCTCCTGGGCGCCGCACGTCCCGGGCTGGATGTCCCCCGAGCGACCGGGTGCCCAGGTGGCAGAACCGTTGGGCATCAACGTCTCCGGCTACGCGTACGGCGTCCTGCTGTGCACCATCCTCGGCTGCTGGGTGATGCGCAAGGCGCAGAACCGCTGGCCCGGCCTCGGCACCAAGGGCTTGATCGGCGTCGCGTTCGCGTGGGGATTCGTCTTCGACTTCGTTATGGAAGGCCTCATCTTGATGCCGATGGGGATGTACACCTTCCCCGGCGCCATCCAATCGCTGTCGATCAACGCGGGCACCTACTACCAGTGGCCGATCTACGAGGGGCTGATGTGGGGCGGGGTCCAGGCCGCGCTGTGCTGCCTGCGCTTCTTCACCGACGACCGCGGCCGCACCGTGGTCGAGCGCGGATTGGACAACATCCGCGGTGGCTTCGCCAAACAGCAGTTCATCCGGTTCCTGGCGATCTTCGCCGCGGTGAGCGCATCGTTCTTCACCTTCTACATCATCCCGGCGCAGTTCATGGCCACCCATGCCGACCCGTGGCCGGAGGACGTGCAGAAGCGCTCCTACTTCACCTCGGGCCTGTGCGGCGACGGCACCGACCGACCCTGCCCGGACCCGTCGCTCCCCATCCCCACCAAGCACTCGGGCTATGTGAACTTCGACGGTGAGGTCGTGATGCCCGAGGGCGCAGAGGTACCCCCGCGGATACCGCACGAGGGACGGTGA
- a CDS encoding CbbQ/NirQ/NorQ/GpvN family protein, with amino-acid sequence MESRSPAPFYRSVGDESEVFRAAARRGSPVLLKGPTGCGKTRFVEAMAHELGRDLITIAGHEDMTSADLVGRFLLKGGETVWVDGPLTRAVRGGAICYIDEIVEARQDTTVVIHPLADHRRELPIDRLGTTLAAAPGFQLVISYNPGYQSVLKSIKESTRQRFVAIELDFPPPPVETEIVAHEAGIDAETARVLVSIGTAIRNIDGSPLREVSSTRMLILVGGLVAEGLSLRRAVQAGIVEALTDDRDVIRALGELVDAHLPRP; translated from the coding sequence ATGGAAAGTCGTTCGCCCGCACCGTTCTACCGCAGCGTGGGAGACGAGTCCGAGGTCTTCCGCGCCGCGGCACGGCGCGGCTCGCCAGTACTGCTCAAGGGGCCGACGGGATGCGGCAAGACGCGGTTCGTCGAGGCGATGGCGCACGAACTCGGCCGCGACCTCATCACCATCGCGGGTCACGAGGACATGACCTCGGCGGACCTGGTGGGCCGATTCCTGCTCAAGGGCGGCGAAACGGTCTGGGTGGACGGCCCGCTGACCCGGGCCGTGCGCGGCGGGGCCATCTGCTACATCGACGAGATCGTGGAGGCCCGCCAGGACACCACCGTGGTGATCCACCCCCTGGCCGACCACCGCCGCGAGTTGCCGATCGACCGCTTGGGCACCACGTTGGCGGCCGCGCCCGGTTTCCAATTGGTCATCTCGTACAACCCCGGCTACCAGAGCGTGCTGAAAAGCATCAAGGAGTCCACCCGGCAGCGGTTCGTCGCCATCGAGTTGGATTTTCCGCCCCCGCCGGTGGAGACCGAGATCGTCGCGCACGAGGCCGGGATCGACGCCGAGACCGCCCGGGTGCTGGTGTCGATCGGCACCGCCATCCGCAACATCGACGGCTCGCCGCTGCGCGAGGTGTCGTCCACCCGGATGTTGATCCTGGTCGGCGGGCTGGTCGCCGAGGGGTTGAGCCTGCGGCGCGCGGTGCAGGCCGGCATCGTGGAAGCCCTGACCGACGACCGCGACGTGATCCGGGCGCTCGGTGAACTGGTGGATGCCCACCTGCCCCGGCCGTGA